A segment of the bacterium genome:
TTGTTAAGGAACCCGGCCTTTGTATTTGAAAGGAAAAGGAATTTTATATGGCTGATGCCAAGAAACCGAAGCTGCCCAAGGGCCGTCACCGCTCCCAGATCAAGCGTCACAAGCAGAGCCTGAAGAAGGCCACCCGCAACGTCACCATCCGCTCCGAAGTTCGGACTTTCATCAAAAAGGTCCGCACCGCGGTCGAGAAGAAGGACGTCTCGGTGGCCAAGGAAGCCTTGGTCGAAGCGATTCGCATGATCGACCGCGCGGTTTCCAAGGGCATCCTCCACTCGAACAACCGTTCGCGGAAGATCTCCCGCCTTTCCAAGCTCGTGGCTTCCTTAGGCAAGTAATCCGATAATCTCATCGACGCAGCGTTTCAGCAGCAGCGGCCGGGGCAGGCTCGATCCCTTGAGCCTCAAGTCGGCCCGCGCGACCGGCGCCCAGAGCGAGGGCGTCAGCTGACGAGCGTGGGCTTTGGCCTGCTGCTCGTACTTCCGCCAAACCAAGGGCGGCATTCGGAAGCTGCCCATCGCCTTGCGCGATCCCGAAAATTTCAAGGTCAGCAAAATCGACAGGTGGCGGTGGATCAAGGAAAGAATCTTGAGCGGTTCCTCGCCGGAGTCGAGAAGCGCGCCCAGCGACCGGTGCAGGGCCTTCTCGTTCTTGGCGAAGAGCGCATCAACGACCTCGAAGACGTTCTCGTCGGTCACTTTGACTAGGAGCGACTCGAGGTCGCGCAGCTTCACTTCCGGCCGTTCGCCGACGTAGAGCGCGCATTGGGCCGCCGCCAGCTTCAAGGCTTCGAGCGAGGTCCCCAGCCAATCGACCAAAGTGTCGATCACCTCGGGCTCGGCCCGCTTTCCTTCCTCGCGCAAGGCCTCGCGGACCCAGCCCAGGGCTTCGGCCCGCTCGACCGGCTCGACCTCGAGATACTCCGAAGTCTTCTTCAGCTTCTTCACCCATTCGAGCCGGCCATCGAGCTTTTCAGCGTCGATCAGCAAGAGGGTCGTCGGCTGGGGATCTTTCAAATAAGTTGAAAGAGCCTCGGCATCCTTGGCTTTGAGCTCGCCGGCTTCGCGGAGCAAGACCACCCGCCGCGCGGCGAAGCAGGGATAATCCCGGCAAGCCTGGACCGCCTTATCGGCGCCCTCGGAGGCGTCGTAGGTCGAGAAATTCATGTCCTGGATGGCGCCGGCCAAGGCACGATCGATCAGGCTCCGGCGAAGCTTGCGCCGGATATACGACTCGGGGCCCACCAAGGCCACGACCGGGGCCAGCGGAATGCGGTCGGCGGATTTTAAGAGCGAGAGGGACATTTGTGTCTCCCCCCTCTCCCCTTGCGGGAGAGGGGTCGGGGGAGAGGGGTACGGCAAAGCAAGCATTGCCTCGGCGCCCCCCTCTCCCGGCCTTCGGCCACCCTCCCCCGCAAGGGGGGAGGGCTATTTCACCACCAAATTCAAAAGTTTCCCCGGCACGAAGATCGTCTTCACCAGCTCCTTGCCTTCGAGATGAGCGCGGATCTTCTCGTCGGAGTCGACCAGCTTCTTCACCTCTTCCTCGGTGACTTGGGGCGGCAATTCGATGCGGCCGCGAAGCTTGCCGTTCACCTGAACGATCACCGTGACGGTCTCGGCCACCAAGGCCTCGGGATCGAAGCTCGGCCAAGCCGTTTCGAGCAGGCTGCGCGGATGACCCAAGCTTTTCCAAGCTTCCTCCGAGAAATGGGGGACGAAGGGCGAGAGCAAGAGGACCAGGGCGTCGAGCGTCTCGGACAAAAGCTCCTTGCCCTCCCCGCTTTCCCACTCGGCCCGCGGAACTTCGCCGATCTTGTTCACCAGCTCCATGATCGAGGCGATGGCGGTGTTGAAATGGAACTCTTGGCCGACGTCCTCGGTGACCTTGGCGGTGGTCTGATGAAGCTTGGTGTAAGCATCGCGGAGCATTTTCGATTCGGGCTTGGCCGCATGGCCCTTCCCTTCGCGCGAGATATAAAGCGGGCTCAGGTCGACCAGGAGCTTCCAGACCCGGTTGAGGAAGCGGGCCGAGCCTTCGACGCCGGCGTCGTTCCAGTCGAGGTCCTTCTCCGGCGGCGAGGCGAAGAGGCAGAAAAGCCGGGCGGTGTCGGCGCCGTATTTGTCGATCAGATACTCCGGATCGACGACGTTGCCCTTCGACTTGCTCATCTTGGCGCCGTCCTTGATGACCATGCCTTGGGTCAGCAAGTTTTTGAAGGGTTCGGACACGCCGGTATAGTCGAGATCGCGCAGGACCTTGGTGAAGAAGCGGGCGTAGAGCAAGTGGAGCACGGCGTGCTCGATCCCCCCGATGTATTGGTCCACCGGCATCCAATAATCGGAGCTGCGGCGGCTGAAGGCCTCTTCCTTGTCCTTGGGCGAGAGGTAGCGGAAGAAATACCAAGAGGACTCCATGAAGGTATCCATGGTGTCGGTTTCGCGCCGGGCCGGGCCGCCGCATTGGGGGCATTTGGCGTGGACGAAGGATTCGATCTTGGAGAGCGGTGAGCCGCCCTCGCCGCTGAACTCGACGTCCAGCGGCAGCTTGACCGGCAGGTTCTCGATCTTTTCGGGCACCGCGCCGCAGGAGTCACAGTAAAGGATGGGGATCGGCGCGCCCCAATAGCGTTGGCGGGAGACGCCCCAATCGCGCAGCTTGTAAGTGACTCGGGCCTTGCCGGCCCGCTGGCTTTCGAGGTGCTTGACGATCTCGGCCTTGGCCGCCTCGCTGCCCAAGCCGTTGAAGCGGTCGCTGTCGACCATGATTCCCGGGTCGACGTAAGCTTGTTGTAGGGGCAGGGCTTGCCCCTGCCCGCCGCCACCGACGTGCTCGCGGGCAGGGGCAAGCCCTGCCCCTACCGGCTCGATGACGACCTTGATCGGCAGGCCGTACTTTTTGGCGAAGTCGAAATCGCGCTGGTCATGGGCCGGCACCGCCATCACCGCGCCAGTGCCGTATTCCATCAAGACAAAGTTGGCGGCGTAGAGCGGGACTTTAGCCCCGGTCAAGGGATGGATGACGTTCAAGCCAAGCGCAATGCCCTCTTTCTCGTAGGCGTCGGCGAGCCGCTTGTCGCGGTCAATCTTGCGGACCCGTTCGCGGAAATCGGCCAGCTCCCGCTTTTTGGCCTCATCGACGATGAGTTTCTCCAAGAGCGGATGCTCGGCGGCGAGCGAAAGGAAGGTCACGCCATAGAGGGTATCGGGCCGGGTGGTGAAAACCGTGATCTCCTCGCCGCTGCCCTCGACCTTGAAGACGGCCTCGGCGCCTTGGCTCTTGCCGATCCACTCCCGCTGCATGGTCAGGACCCGTTCGGGCCAGCCTTTCAATTGATAGGTTTGTTCGAGCAGCTCCTCGGCATAGGCCGTGATCTTGAAGAACCATTGTTCGAGCGGCTTCTGCTCGACCACGCTGTCGCAGCGCCAGCAGCGGCCCTGCTCGACCTGCTCGTTGGCCAAGACCGTTTGGCAGGAGGGGCACCAGTTGACCAGGCTCTTCTTCTTATAGGCCAGGCCCTTTTCGAACATCTCGATGAAGATCTTCTGCTCCCAGCGATAATACTCCGGCCGGCAAGTGGCGATCTCCCGGTCCCAATCATAGCTGAAGCCGAGGCGCTGGAGCTGGCCCCGCATGATCTCGATGTTTTGCTCGGTCCAGGCGGCCGGGTGGGTCTTGTTCTTGATGGCGGCGTTCTCCGCCGGCATCCCGAAGGCGTCCCAGCCCATCGGATGCAACACGTTGTAGCCGCGCATCTTGAGAAAGCGGGCCAGCACGTCGCCGATGGTGTAGTTGCGGACGTGGCCCATGTGGATGCGGCCGGAGGGATAGGGAAACAT
Coding sequences within it:
- the leuS gene encoding leucine--tRNA ligase translates to MSFSEHYEPKKIEPKWQGHWEEHRSFEVREEAAKPKFYLLEMFPYPSGRIHMGHVRNYTIGDVLARFLKMRGYNVLHPMGWDAFGMPAENAAIKNKTHPAAWTEQNIEIMRGQLQRLGFSYDWDREIATCRPEYYRWEQKIFIEMFEKGLAYKKKSLVNWCPSCQTVLANEQVEQGRCWRCDSVVEQKPLEQWFFKITAYAEELLEQTYQLKGWPERVLTMQREWIGKSQGAEAVFKVEGSGEEITVFTTRPDTLYGVTFLSLAAEHPLLEKLIVDEAKKRELADFRERVRKIDRDKRLADAYEKEGIALGLNVIHPLTGAKVPLYAANFVLMEYGTGAVMAVPAHDQRDFDFAKKYGLPIKVVIEPVGAGLAPAREHVGGGGQGQALPLQQAYVDPGIMVDSDRFNGLGSEAAKAEIVKHLESQRAGKARVTYKLRDWGVSRQRYWGAPIPILYCDSCGAVPEKIENLPVKLPLDVEFSGEGGSPLSKIESFVHAKCPQCGGPARRETDTMDTFMESSWYFFRYLSPKDKEEAFSRRSSDYWMPVDQYIGGIEHAVLHLLYARFFTKVLRDLDYTGVSEPFKNLLTQGMVIKDGAKMSKSKGNVVDPEYLIDKYGADTARLFCLFASPPEKDLDWNDAGVEGSARFLNRVWKLLVDLSPLYISREGKGHAAKPESKMLRDAYTKLHQTTAKVTEDVGQEFHFNTAIASIMELVNKIGEVPRAEWESGEGKELLSETLDALVLLLSPFVPHFSEEAWKSLGHPRSLLETAWPSFDPEALVAETVTVIVQVNGKLRGRIELPPQVTEEEVKKLVDSDEKIRAHLEGKELVKTIFVPGKLLNLVVK
- the holA gene encoding DNA polymerase III subunit delta is translated as MSLSLLKSADRIPLAPVVALVGPESYIRRKLRRSLIDRALAGAIQDMNFSTYDASEGADKAVQACRDYPCFAARRVVLLREAGELKAKDAEALSTYLKDPQPTTLLLIDAEKLDGRLEWVKKLKKTSEYLEVEPVERAEALGWVREALREEGKRAEPEVIDTLVDWLGTSLEALKLAAAQCALYVGERPEVKLRDLESLLVKVTDENVFEVVDALFAKNEKALHRSLGALLDSGEEPLKILSLIHRHLSILLTLKFSGSRKAMGSFRMPPLVWRKYEQQAKAHARQLTPSLWAPVARADLRLKGSSLPRPLLLKRCVDEIIGLLA
- the rpsT gene encoding 30S ribosomal protein S20, whose protein sequence is MADAKKPKLPKGRHRSQIKRHKQSLKKATRNVTIRSEVRTFIKKVRTAVEKKDVSVAKEALVEAIRMIDRAVSKGILHSNNRSRKISRLSKLVASLGK